accaGTTCAGCCACACTGTACCCTGAATGTTTGACACAATTTCAGGGAAGGTGTGATATATACCTTTGGATTGTACTCAGCATTGCGCGCGTGCAACGCAATAGTCTTGAGATCAAGACGGCAGTCCAAGTTGACAGTCGCCACGATATTCCTTTTCAGGTGGAAGAGACATCTCAGCCAGTGATTTCTTTGGGAGTGGGAACACAAAGAGACACGTGGGAACAACAGATGATACTCACTGCAAGGTAGGCACAATGCCGCTGGGGTTATTCTGGTTGACAGCACCGGGAGTTGCAGCTGGAGTCGCGGGCGTCACCCCGTTGCCATCACTGGCATTTCCTCCATTGTGCTGCTGACCGTTGACTGCCTgaatctccttctccgacGATGGTGGAGTGAGATCACCAGCTCCACCAGGGAAGGAGAGCGAAGAGGGCGAGGTAAATGCGCGGGCCTGTTGCGCGTTTGACGGGTGGGTTGTGAGCGAATCCATTTTGATGGATGAGTGCGGTCACAGTGTCAAAAAAGTAGAAGTGTGTCACCGTATCAGTGTGAATCACAGCTATTCTGGAGTCAGCGAGGAAGCCAGCAAGTTGACAACATGAGATAGAGGTGACGATGACACGACGCCGAGAATTCAACGTCAAAAGCGGTGGAGAGAGCGGTGGCAGAAGTGCCTGACAAACAAAAACTCACCAGAAGAGGTCGGGAGATGGACAAGTGAATGTATCCCCCAGGTGAGCAAACACGCCGAGATCGACTGATCAGACGTGGGCAAAGACTTCACAGACCGAAGATCCGAATCAAGGGTTGCAAAGACCAGAAAAGCACACTAAAGTGTTTTCTGTTTGGACGGACAAGTGGGAACAAGGAATCAAGAGAGCAAACaatggatttttttttttggtttcagGTTTGGTGAGATGATATCCTTGCGCTCGCACTCTGGTATTTTTTTGGGGAGGAAGTGAATGAGATCTTGAGTCTATCTGAATGAAAGTGGTGGAGAGCACGACCCTGGATGAGAGGACTGGGGGAGCTTGCTTCCAAATTAGGCAGGTCTCCGGTATCAGGTGAAGATACGCTGGAGACAAGGACCTGATGATCTGCTTGAATTGGTATGGGTCTCGTATTCTTTAATTATTTTTTCCCACGAAGAAAAAATAATTGAAAGGATATGAGCGGCTTCCCGAAGAGTCAAAGATGAAACCCTTGAGTGGACTCAGGGTCTAGATTAGTCGGGGAGGAGAGTAGGGAAGCGTGGAGGTTGATGCAGCGGATGCCAAGACCGAGACGGGAATCCCAAAAATCGCCCAAGCAGATGGGTGCGGGAGGGAGGGCCTTTATATAGTGCTGACATTCTGCCCGCGTCAGGGGGAGGCTGGGCCCGCCTGAGTGGCGGCAAAAGCAGCGAGAGATGCCTTTTCGTTCCACCCATTTCCACCCATGGCTGCTAAGCACCACTCAGCATCCACTCCTCCGCCACTAGATTACACATGGCTCCACTAGAGAGCCGTTAGCGGCTTGGAGACTGGCCGATGAGGCCAATGAAACCGGGCCAAAGGCTGAGAAGTCGATGATTCGTTGTGATGAGACCCGCCTTGATTCATCCGGCGTGCTGAATGGCCATTCCGCCCTTGCTTGGCTCCTCACTCGACCCTCGATGATTCTCAGTCGTCTTTGGCCGTACCGCGGCTACAGCCATTGGGCGTCCAGTTCGCGAGCCTCCTGCAGCTGAAAGTTGGACCCGTCTCATCCTGTTTGGGAGTAGGGTCCAATCATCGTCGCCCACCGCTCCATGGCTACTCCCTGGACGTGAACACGACGCGCACGATCGTCTTGCGGCTTGAAGCGATGGAGACGTGTGTGAGGTGTTTTACGCGCTCACCTGGTTCTTTGGATCAACCGGTCGCTTTTCGATCTTCCCACGGGCCATATTCATGCACTAAATAGGAGGTCTCTGGGTCTCATCCTgattgttttgtttttttttttttttggatctGGTCAACCATCTGTCCCTGGCTCCAGCCGAGTATGTTTGGAACAAACATGCCTTCATGATGACTGGTTGAGTATGACTCACAACTGCCTGTGACATGCATGGATTGACGGATTTGCTGGCATCCTCACTCACCTCCAGGCGACAACCAGCCCGATTGCTCCGGTCGCCTTGGTCAAATGATGGCATTTTTTGTGATGGTCGGAGGACCTGAATCCCCAACACCTTGGAGGACAGGTGGCAGTGATCAAACGAACAAAGAGATGGGAGGTGCAAGGTCTCAGATTCAAACTTTCGACTATCGAGTGAATTGCTGGTCGAGGCGGAATTACATACTTTGTGTATGTATTATTGTATGCATTACAGTATGTATTGCATCGACCAGATCTCGACCCACCGATTCGCCAGCCGTCGAGTTGAACGAGAATTCATCCGACAGAGTGACAACCGAACCTCCATGTGCATCCACCCAACATGCAGATGACCGTGTGCCTGTGAAGTTCTCTGGCTGACGCCCTTGCTCTTGAAGGAGCCGTCGGATAGGTACAGtatcaacaaaaaaaaaggaaaacaacAGTCTGCTCATCTCAAGACATATCCTATGCGGGTCACGACCCTCGGCAGGCGACAGACGTGGTCCAGTCTTACCTGGCTTGTTGAATCATCCTCACCAACGACCAAGTACACCATGGCGGTGCAGAGTGTCCAAACATTCCTACTGCTTATGCGGTAACTGTATGGGCACATGGAACACAAACCATACCGACGACTGAAAATGCCGAGCATTTTCCTTGACTTTGGTATGTTAGATACCATACCCGGCCTTGCCGCCGTACAGGTGCCTTCACATTCCTGTGCCTCTCCGGTATTCGATTCTGAAACTAGAGATATGTATGTACAGGACGGTTCCGTCTCAGAGTCCATGTACGACCAAAGAAAAACTACGGTAGGACTATGGTACACACCGGGTCAAGGAACTCGTTGCGCCATCGATTCAGTATAGAGTCTTTCTAGTCTGTCGTTCAGGTCTAAGATAGGTACAGAAGGACTCGACTCTGCTATCTGCTTTGAACAAACCTCCATAGTTAGCACTCGACCTGATGATCTCACCAACTGTCCAGGATGCTGCGAGCAGATAATGGGCCCAGAGGCCATCTCTCAGTAATATGCAATGGCTTCGATGGATGAAGTGGTTACACACAGCTACATACAGCACTTTTTGGAGTAGAAAGTTGATATGGTATTTGATTTTTCGTGCTGTACATACATCTGACGTTCGAAGGAGTCCGAGGAGTTACTTGCTCACTTGTTGCAGGCTGCTAACTAGCCAAGGCGGCTGTCACATGGGGTTTCAAGCATCCCAGGCAGCCGGGGGTGGTGAACCTACGTATGATGCGTATCTGATTTGCCCGCGTACCCATTGAAGAATAGAACTTGGTCCAACCCCACGGCGCTCCTCTATCAGACCGAGCGGACTGCAGACTCTTTTTCAGCTCTTCACACCCGTCTCATGATAGTCTTTAGCTCTTGAAAATTCAGCCAAGTCGAGATAGGCTGGTCCTCTTTGGTGCCTGGGCTCTCCAGAAATCGATGATGTCAAGATCACCACATGCAAGTGACAAAGAAACGTCTCATATACAGAAGCTTGCATGTGATAAAGCCGAGTACCAAAcaggttcaaaaaaaagtctaaCACGAAGATTTGACAAGGACAGCCTGACGCCAAAACCTGATATACTCACGCTCGAGCGTTTGTAGAGTACCGACCAATGATCGGTGAATATTTTGATGAATGTAGTCTGTAGATTGCATCTGGGCATTAGTAGACATACTATACCCTCCCACACCAGGTCAGAACCTCTTGTTCACCCATGTGGAAACTTCCCCAGTCTTTCAGGGGAGCCCTCGTGAATCTCCGAAGACCTCCGGCAGTCTGGGGCAGGAAAATGGGAACGCGACCGTCGGGGGCAGAGATTCGATTTACCAGCGCTGTGATTGGTAGCCGAACCTCGGCCAGGCGGTTTTCGGCGCTCTGGAGCACCCGCAACAAGACTCGGCTATTCAAGGCTCAACCTCGTCCCCAAACGTTCACAGCATTTCCCCTCATACTGTAAGACCAACTCCGCCAATCTTCAACGCGTCTCTCACTTGACTCGGGATACGGTCATCGCCGGGAGGACTTTTCTGCACCTGTACTGCAATTGATCTTCGCttagattttttttctctgcgTGATCACAGACCGTGCGCTCACCATGGCGTCAAGAGGCGCCGTCTTGCCGCTGCTGAGGCGCGAGATGCGAGGCTCATCCCGACTCGCACGTGTGAATGCCACCAACCTCCCCATTTCTAGTCGTATCCCATCGACATATCCTGCAGCTCTTCGATCTCCTACTGCTCGTCGTCCCACGTCATTCCTTCCATCCACACAGATTCGCGCCTTCTCGCAGTCCGTCAGCCGCCGCCAgacggaggaagatgggcaCTTTGACCCAAGGTCAATCGAGCGCGAGTCAGACGAAGTGGATGTCTGCATCGTTGGCGGTGGTATGTCTCTTGCCGGGTCTCACGTTGATCTATTTTCGCCTGTGAATAATGCATCGGTCAACTAATCAGCGCCATTCTGGAATCGGTGTAGGTCCCGCTGGTCTGGCCGCGGCGATTCGATTGAAGCAACTCGCCAATGACGCGGGCAATGAGGACTTTCGTGTGATTTTGTTGGAGAAGGCTGGCGAATTGGGCGCTCACATCGTCTCAGGCAATGTCCTTGAGCCTACAGCCATGAACGAGCTTCTTCCCGACTGGCTGGCCGAAGACAATCCGTCCCGGTTTGAGGGCGCGACTCCCGCCAAGGGCGACAAGATGCGCTATTTGACCGAGAAGTCatcttttcctctccctACGCCACCACAGATGCACAATCACGGTAACTACATCATCAGCTTGAACGAGTTGACAAAGTGGCTTGGCGAACGTGCGGAGGAGCTCGGCGTTGAGGTGTATCCTGGATTTGCCGCCAGCGAGGTTGTCTACAACAGCGATGGCTCGGTCAAGGGTGTTGCGAACAACGACCTTGGTCTAGGCCGCGACGGCCGCCCCAAGGACAATTTCGAGCGCGGCATGGAGTTCCATGCGCGGGTCACGCTTCTTGGTGAGGGATGCCACGGTAGTCTGACCAAGCAGGTCATCAAGAATATTTGACTTGCGCCGGGACAGCCAGCCACAAACCTATGCCCTGGGTATCAAGGAGATTTGGGAAATTCAGCCCGAGAAGTTCAAGTCGGGCGAGATCACTCACTCCATGGGCTACCCGCTGCCCAAGGACACTTACGGTGGTGCATGGATGTACCATTTTGGTGACAACATGGTCAGCATTGGCCTGGTGGTGGGCCTGGACTACCCTAATCCATGGCTGTCCCCCTATGGAGAATTTCAAAAGGAATGAAGCAGCATCCCATGTACCGGGAGGTTCTGGAGGGTGGAAAGTGCATCTCCTACTGGGTGCTCGTGCGTCTGAACGAGGGTGGATTCCAGTCCATCCCCAAATGCGCTTTCCCGGTGGCGCCTTGATTGGAGACACGGCAGGTTTCCTGAATGTGCCCAAGATCAAGGAACCCACACCGCGATGCGGTCAGGCATGTTGGCGGCGGAAGCGACCTATTCTGCTCTCCAAAACAAGGATGAGGAACAGTATTCCTTTCGACTATGAAAAAGGCGCTTCGCGATTCCTCCATCTGGAAGGAATTGTACGAGGTGCGCAacatccccccctccttcaacaGCTGGCTCGGATTCTGGGGTGGTCTGCTTTACTCTGGACTGGAGGCTATGATCTTCCGCGGCCCGTGTGCCTTGGACCCTCAACCACCACGGTACCgatgccgccgccaccaAGCCGGCCTCGGAGTGCCAATAAGATCGAGTATCCCAAACCCGATGGCAAAATCACATTTGACATTCTGACAAGTGTGAGCCGCACGGGTACGAATCACGAGGAGGACCAACCTGTCCACCTTCAAGTCAAGGACTGGGACGCTCACAAGGATCTCGCCTGGCCGGTGTACAAGGGAGTGGAAAACCGCTTCTGTCCCGCGGGTGTGTACGAGTACGTCGAAGATTCCAGCAAGCAGCATGGCGTCCGATTCCAAATTAATGCGCAGAAGTAAGTTGCTCCTCCGCGGTCGCTCCGTACTCATCCGTTTGTTCCATTGGAGCGTGCGAGACACGAACTGACTTGGCTCTCTTCAGCTGTATTCACTGCAAGACCTGCGATATCAAGGTTCCCACCCAGGACATCAACTGGCAGACTCCCCAAGGCGGCGAGGGTCCCAAATACGTCATGACC
The nucleotide sequence above comes from Penicillium oxalicum strain HP7-1 chromosome II, whole genome shotgun sequence. Encoded proteins:
- a CDS encoding Electron transfer flavoprotein-ubiquinone oxidoreductase, which codes for MASRGAVLPLLRREMRGSSRLARVNATNLPISSRIPSTYPAALRSPTARRPTSFLPSTQIRAFSQSVSRRQTEEDGHFDPRSIERESDEVDVCIVGGGPAGLAAAIRLKQLANDAGNEDFRVILLEKAGELGAHIVSGNVLEPTAMNELLPDWLAEDNPSRFEGATPAKGDKMRYLTEKSSFPLPTPPQMHNHGNYIISLNELTKWLGERAEELGVEVYPGFAASEVVYNSDGSVKGVANNDLGLGRDGRPKDNFERGMEFHARVTLLGEGCHGSLTKQPQTYALGIKEIWEIQPEKFKSGEITHSMGYPLPKDTYGGAWMYHFGDNMVSIGLVNFKRNEAASHVPGGSGGWKVHLLLGARASERGWIPVHPQMRFPGGALIGDTAGFLNVPKIKEPTPRCGQACWRRKRPILLSKTRMRNSIPFDYEKGASRFLHLEGIVRGAQHPPLLQQLARILGWSALLWTGGYDLPRPVCLGPSTTTVPMPPPPSRPRSANKIEYPKPDGKITFDILTSVSRTGTNHEEDQPVHLQVKDWDAHKDLAWPVYKGVENRFCPAGVYEYVEDSSKQHGVRFQINAQNCIHCKTCDIKVPTQDINWQTPQGGEGPKYVMT